In one window of Planctomycetia bacterium DNA:
- a CDS encoding secondary thiamine-phosphate synthase enzyme YjbQ has translation MKSATHYLTLKLPERMAFVNITPEVEAMVRDSGVQEGLVLVNAMHITASVFINDDEPGLHRDYKRWLEELAPFDASPDRYQHNRTGEDNADAHLKRQIMGREVVVAITDGKLDFGPWEQIFYGEFDGRRAKRVLVKVIGE, from the coding sequence ATGAAATCGGCCACGCACTATCTCACGCTCAAGCTGCCGGAGCGAATGGCGTTCGTGAACATCACGCCGGAAGTCGAGGCGATGGTTCGCGACAGCGGCGTGCAGGAAGGCTTGGTGCTGGTGAACGCCATGCACATCACGGCCAGCGTCTTCATCAACGACGACGAACCCGGCTTGCACCGCGACTACAAACGCTGGTTGGAAGAACTGGCCCCGTTCGACGCCTCGCCGGACCGCTACCAGCACAACCGCACCGGCGAGGACAACGCCGACGCGCATCTGAAGCGCCAAATCATGGGCCGCGAAGTCGTCGTCGCCATCACCGACGGCAAACTCGACTTCGGCCCTTGGGAACAGATTTTTTATGGCGAATTCGACGGGCGAAGGGCGAAACGGGTGCTGGTGAAGGTGATTGGGGAGTGA